Proteins encoded in a region of the Pseudomonas shahriarae genome:
- a CDS encoding replication-associated recombination protein A has product MDLFRSDPIAQPLAARLRSTNLDEYVGQEHLLARGKPLREALEQGALHSMIFWGPPGVGKTTLARLLAKVSDAHFETVSAVLAGVKEIRQAVEVAKQQAGQYGRRTILFVDEVHRFNKSQQDAFLPYVEDGTLIFIGATTENPSFELNNALLSRARVYVLKSLDEAAMQKLLQRALSVDKGLGKRHLSLGDEGFKILLAAADGDGRRFLNLLENASDLAEDNSEIGVDLLQSLLGDTRRRFDKGGEAFYDQISALHKSVRGSNPDGALYWFARMIDGGCDPLYLARRVVRMASEDIGNADPRALSLCLAAWEVQERLGSPEGELAVAQAITYLACAPKSNAVYMGFKSALRAAAEHGSLEVPLHLRNAPTKLMKQLGYGDEYRYAHDEPDAYAAGEDYFPDELAPQPFYQPVPRGLELKIGEKLNHLAQLDRLSPKQRRKL; this is encoded by the coding sequence ATGGACCTGTTTCGCAGTGACCCGATTGCCCAGCCATTGGCCGCGCGCCTGCGCTCGACCAACCTGGATGAGTATGTCGGGCAGGAGCACTTGCTGGCTCGTGGCAAGCCGCTGCGCGAAGCTCTGGAGCAGGGTGCCCTGCACTCGATGATCTTCTGGGGGCCGCCGGGCGTGGGCAAGACCACCCTGGCGCGGCTGCTGGCGAAGGTCTCCGATGCACACTTTGAAACGGTCTCGGCGGTATTGGCCGGGGTCAAGGAAATCCGCCAGGCGGTGGAAGTCGCCAAGCAACAGGCCGGGCAATATGGCCGGCGCACTATCCTGTTTGTCGACGAAGTGCATCGCTTCAACAAGTCGCAGCAGGATGCGTTCCTGCCTTACGTGGAAGACGGCACGCTGATTTTTATCGGTGCGACCACGGAAAACCCCTCGTTTGAGCTGAACAACGCTTTGCTCTCGCGAGCGCGGGTGTATGTGCTCAAAAGTCTCGATGAAGCAGCGATGCAGAAGCTGTTGCAGCGGGCGCTGAGCGTGGACAAGGGGCTGGGCAAGCGCCACCTGAGTCTGGGTGACGAGGGTTTCAAGATCCTGTTGGCGGCGGCAGACGGCGATGGCCGGCGGTTTCTCAACCTGCTGGAAAACGCCTCCGACCTTGCCGAAGACAATAGTGAGATTGGCGTCGACCTGCTGCAAAGCCTGTTGGGCGATACCCGGCGGCGTTTCGACAAGGGCGGCGAAGCCTTTTACGATCAGATTTCCGCGTTGCACAAATCCGTGCGCGGCTCTAACCCGGACGGCGCGCTGTACTGGTTCGCCCGCATGATCGACGGCGGCTGCGACCCGCTGTACCTGGCCCGGCGCGTGGTGCGCATGGCCAGCGAGGACATCGGCAACGCCGACCCACGGGCCCTGAGCCTGTGCCTGGCGGCCTGGGAAGTCCAGGAGCGCCTGGGCAGCCCGGAAGGTGAGTTGGCGGTGGCGCAAGCCATCACCTACCTGGCCTGCGCGCCGAAAAGCAATGCGGTGTATATGGGCTTCAAATCGGCATTGCGCGCCGCGGCCGAGCACGGCTCGCTGGAAGTCCCTTTGCACCTGCGTAATGCACCGACCAAGCTGATGAAACAATTGGGTTATGGCGATGAGTACCGCTACGCCCACGATGAACCGGATGCCTATGCCGCCGGTGAAGACTACTTTCCCGACGAGCTTGCCCCGCAACCGTTCTACCAGCCGGTGCCCCGTGGCCTGGAGTTGAAGATCGGGGAAAAGCTCAACCACCTGGCGCAACTTGATCGCCTGAGCCCCAAACAACGGAGAAAACTATGA
- the crcB gene encoding fluoride efflux transporter CrcB yields the protein MIPLVVAVSVGGVAGTLLRFATGNWINANWPKHFYTATLAVNIVGCLLIGVLYGLFLLRPEVPVEVRAGLMVGFLGGLTTFSSFSLDTVRLLESGQVPLAIGYAAISVFGGLLATWAGLSLTKL from the coding sequence ATGATTCCCTTGGTGGTCGCAGTCTCTGTTGGCGGTGTGGCCGGTACCTTATTGCGCTTTGCCACCGGTAATTGGATTAACGCCAATTGGCCGAAACACTTCTATACCGCGACGCTGGCCGTTAATATCGTGGGCTGCCTGTTGATCGGCGTGTTGTACGGCCTGTTTCTGTTACGCCCGGAGGTGCCTGTTGAGGTGCGCGCCGGGTTGATGGTGGGCTTCCTTGGCGGCCTGACCACCTTTTCATCCTTTTCACTGGATACCGTGCGCCTGCTGGAAAGTGGGCAAGTGCCGCTGGCGATAGGCTATGCGGCCATCAGTGTATTCGGCGGGCTGCTCGCCACCTGGGCCGGCCTGTCCTTGACCAAACTTTGA
- a CDS encoding glycosyl transferase family protein, whose protein sequence is MTDFAPLITETPAEHPFAPFVRILGKGKRGARSLTREEAREAMGMLLDEKVEDSQLGAFLMLLRHKEESPEELAGFTEALRERLSPPALKVDVDWPTYAGKKRHLPWYLLAAKCLAQNGVRIFMHGGGAHTAGRLYTEQLLGELQIPLCRNWQQVETALEQGNLAFMPLGDWAPQLQRMIDLRNILGLRSPIHSLARILNPLGARCGLQSIFHPGYQGVHRDASGLLGDNSIVIKGDGGEIEINPDTTSHLYGTTGGTSWDEEWPALSAQRHVKPASLDPEHLKALWRGEVQDSYPQLALIATMALALRGLGHPREQAFELAQQYWDARNTSN, encoded by the coding sequence ATGACCGACTTTGCCCCGTTGATCACCGAAACTCCCGCCGAACACCCCTTTGCGCCGTTTGTGCGGATCCTCGGCAAAGGCAAGCGCGGCGCCCGCAGCCTGACGCGCGAAGAAGCCCGGGAAGCCATGGGCATGCTGCTCGACGAGAAAGTCGAGGACTCCCAGCTCGGTGCGTTCCTGATGCTGCTGCGCCACAAGGAAGAAAGCCCGGAGGAGCTCGCCGGCTTCACCGAGGCCCTGCGCGAGCGGCTCAGCCCGCCAGCACTGAAGGTGGATGTCGACTGGCCCACCTATGCCGGGAAAAAACGCCACCTGCCGTGGTACCTGCTGGCCGCCAAGTGCCTGGCGCAGAACGGCGTGCGGATTTTCATGCACGGCGGCGGTGCCCATACGGCCGGCCGGCTGTACACCGAACAGTTGCTGGGTGAGCTGCAGATTCCACTGTGCCGCAACTGGCAACAGGTCGAGACCGCTCTGGAACAAGGCAACCTGGCATTTATGCCACTGGGCGACTGGGCCCCGCAGTTGCAACGCATGATTGACCTGCGCAATATCCTCGGCCTGCGCTCGCCCATTCACTCCCTGGCCCGCATCCTCAACCCGCTGGGCGCGCGCTGCGGCCTGCAAAGCATCTTCCATCCCGGCTACCAGGGGGTACACCGCGATGCCAGTGGCCTGCTGGGTGACAACAGCATTGTGATCAAGGGCGATGGCGGCGAGATCGAGATCAATCCCGACACCACCAGCCACTTGTACGGTACCACCGGCGGCACAAGCTGGGACGAGGAGTGGCCTGCCCTCTCCGCCCAGCGCCACGTCAAGCCCGCCAGTCTCGACCCCGAACATCTAAAGGCCCTGTGGCGTGGTGAGGTACAAGACAGCTACCCGCAATTAGCGCTGATCGCCACCATGGCCTTGGCCCTGCGCGGCCTGGGGCACCCACGGGAACAGGCCTTCGAACTGGCCCAACAGTATTGGGATGCGCGCAACACATCGAACTAG
- the cysG gene encoding siroheme synthase CysG yields MEFLPLFHNLRGSRVLVVGGGEIALRKSRLLADAGAVLRVVAPLIEDQLRELVQGSGGELIARGYQEADLDGCTLIIAATDDEPLNAQVSSDARRRCVPVNVVDAPALCSVIFPAIVDRSPLVIAVSSGGDAPVLARLIRAKLETWIPSTYGQLAGLAARFRAQVKGLYPDVQQRRAFWEEVFQGPIADRQLAGQGDEAERLLVEKVNGKPPHAPGEVYLVGAGPGDPDLLTFRALRLMQQADVVLYDRLVAPAILELCRRDAERVYVGKRRADHAVPQEQINQQLVNLAKQGKRVLRLKGGDPFIFGRGGEEIEELAAHGIPFQVVPGITAASGCAAYAGIPLTHRDYAQSVRFITGHLKDGTSDLPWNDLVGPSQTLVFYMGLVGLPLICEQLIRHGRSADTPAALIQQGTTSNQRVFTGTLADLPRLVAEHEVHAPTLVIVGEVVVLREKLKWFEGAQSQV; encoded by the coding sequence ATGGAATTTCTGCCACTGTTTCATAACCTGCGCGGCAGCCGTGTGTTGGTCGTCGGTGGTGGGGAGATTGCCTTGCGCAAGTCCCGGCTGCTGGCCGATGCCGGCGCGGTATTGCGGGTGGTTGCTCCCCTGATTGAAGATCAGTTGCGTGAACTGGTGCAGGGCAGTGGCGGTGAACTGATTGCGCGCGGTTATCAGGAGGCGGACCTTGATGGCTGCACCCTGATCATCGCTGCAACCGACGACGAGCCGCTGAACGCGCAAGTGTCCAGCGATGCCCGGCGGCGGTGTGTGCCGGTCAATGTGGTGGACGCGCCAGCCTTGTGCAGCGTGATCTTCCCGGCGATTGTCGACCGCTCGCCCTTGGTGATTGCGGTGTCCAGTGGCGGCGACGCGCCGGTGCTGGCGCGTTTGATCCGCGCCAAGCTGGAAACCTGGATTCCGTCTACCTATGGTCAATTGGCCGGGCTGGCCGCGCGCTTTCGCGCCCAGGTCAAGGGTTTGTATCCCGATGTTCAGCAACGCCGAGCTTTTTGGGAAGAGGTTTTCCAGGGCCCGATTGCCGATCGGCAACTGGCGGGGCAAGGTGATGAAGCCGAGCGGTTGCTGGTGGAAAAAGTCAACGGCAAGCCGCCCCATGCACCAGGTGAGGTGTATCTGGTGGGCGCAGGCCCCGGTGATCCGGACCTCCTGACCTTTCGCGCGCTGCGTTTGATGCAGCAAGCCGATGTGGTGCTGTATGACCGCCTGGTGGCCCCCGCGATTCTTGAGCTGTGCCGACGGGATGCCGAGCGGGTCTATGTCGGCAAGCGCCGCGCCGATCACGCGGTGCCGCAAGAGCAGATCAACCAGCAACTGGTGAACCTGGCCAAGCAAGGTAAGCGTGTGCTGCGCCTCAAGGGCGGCGACCCGTTTATTTTTGGGCGCGGCGGCGAAGAGATCGAAGAGCTGGCGGCCCATGGCATCCCGTTCCAGGTGGTGCCGGGCATTACCGCGGCCAGTGGATGCGCGGCTTACGCGGGCATCCCTTTGACCCATCGCGACTATGCGCAATCGGTACGCTTCATCACCGGCCACCTGAAAGATGGCACCTCGGATTTGCCCTGGAATGACCTGGTGGGGCCGTCGCAGACCCTGGTCTTCTATATGGGGTTGGTGGGCTTGCCGCTCATCTGCGAGCAACTGATTCGCCATGGTCGTTCGGCGGACACCCCGGCTGCGCTGATCCAGCAAGGCACCACGTCCAACCAGCGTGTGTTTACCGGCACCCTGGCCGACTTGCCGCGCCTGGTGGCGGAGCATGAAGTGCATGCGCCGACCCTGGTGATCGTAGGCGAAGTGGTGGTGTTGCGTGAGAAGTTGAAGTGGTTTGAAGGCGCCCAGTCCCAGGTATAA
- a CDS encoding TusE/DsrC/DsvC family sulfur relay protein, with translation MNTLTVGTHTLELDKDGYLVDLNAWSVEVANALASAEALELTDEHWEILKLLRGFYQQFQLSPATRPLIKYTALKLGPEKGNSLHLNRLFKGTPAKLAAKLAGLPRPTNCL, from the coding sequence ATGAACACCCTGACTGTAGGCACCCACACCCTTGAGCTGGACAAGGACGGCTACCTGGTTGACCTGAATGCCTGGTCAGTCGAGGTGGCCAATGCCCTGGCGAGCGCCGAAGCGCTGGAACTGACCGACGAACACTGGGAAATCCTCAAGCTGCTCAGGGGTTTTTACCAGCAGTTCCAGTTGTCCCCGGCCACCCGCCCCCTGATCAAGTACACCGCCTTGAAGCTGGGCCCGGAAAAGGGCAACAGCCTGCACCTCAACCGACTGTTCAAAGGCACTCCCGCCAAACTTGCCGCCAAGCTGGCGGGCCTGCCCAGGCCGACGAATTGCTTATGA
- the tusD gene encoding sulfurtransferase complex subunit TusD, with product MKFAIALFSAAHAPSSRRALQFAQAALAGGHEIVRLFFYQDGVYSAANSVVTPQDEQDIAQQWRAFVSEHQLDGVVCIAAALRRGVLNAEEAARYQRSAVNLDAPWALSGLGQLHDAIQDADRLICFGGP from the coding sequence ATGAAGTTCGCGATTGCGCTTTTTTCCGCCGCCCATGCGCCCTCCTCGCGCCGCGCCCTGCAGTTTGCCCAGGCGGCGTTGGCCGGCGGGCATGAGATTGTGCGGCTGTTTTTCTATCAGGATGGCGTCTACAGCGCTGCCAATTCGGTGGTCACGCCCCAGGATGAGCAGGATATCGCCCAACAATGGCGCGCCTTCGTCAGCGAGCATCAGCTTGACGGCGTGGTCTGCATTGCGGCGGCGCTGCGCCGAGGGGTGTTGAATGCCGAGGAAGCTGCGCGCTACCAGCGCAGTGCGGTGAATCTGGACGCGCCGTGGGCGCTGTCGGGCCTGGGGCAGTTGCACGACGCCATTCAGGACGCCGACCGCCTGATCTGCTTTGGAGGGCCATGA
- the tusC gene encoding sulfurtransferase complex subunit TusC has translation MSRSLLVISRQAPWSGPSAREALDVVLAGGAFDLPIGLLFLDDGVFQLATAQDAKAVQQKDVTANLQALSLFGIDDVFACSHSLAERGLTAPDSAQPLSSEQISQMIDRYDQVMTL, from the coding sequence ATGTCCAGATCCTTGTTAGTCATCAGCCGCCAGGCGCCATGGTCCGGGCCCAGTGCGCGGGAAGCACTGGATGTGGTGCTGGCCGGCGGCGCATTCGACTTGCCGATCGGGCTGCTGTTTCTCGATGACGGGGTGTTTCAACTGGCAACCGCCCAGGATGCCAAGGCCGTGCAACAAAAGGATGTGACGGCCAACCTGCAGGCCCTCTCGCTGTTTGGCATCGACGACGTGTTCGCATGCAGCCACAGCCTGGCGGAGCGTGGGTTGACCGCCCCTGATAGCGCGCAGCCACTGAGCAGCGAACAGATTTCCCAGATGATTGACCGTTACGATCAGGTGATGACCCTCTGA
- a CDS encoding Bax inhibitor-1/YccA family protein: protein MREQDYAVNSNVQAEQLEVSRVLRNTYGLLALTLAFSGVMAYVAQQMRVGYPNIFVVLIGFYGLFFLTNKLRDSAWGLVSAFALTGFMGFLLGPILNRYLGMQGGAEVVSSAFAMTALVFGGLSAYVLITRKDMSFLGGFITAGFFVLLAAVLASMFFQISGLQLAISAGFVLFSSVCILFQTSAIIHGGERNYIMATISLYVSIYNLFVSLLQIFGIMSRDD, encoded by the coding sequence ATGCGCGAACAGGATTACGCAGTTAATAGCAACGTGCAGGCTGAGCAGCTAGAGGTTAGCCGCGTCCTGCGCAATACATACGGCTTGCTCGCCCTCACCCTCGCATTTAGCGGCGTGATGGCGTATGTGGCGCAGCAGATGCGTGTCGGCTACCCGAATATCTTCGTGGTATTGATCGGCTTCTACGGCCTGTTTTTCCTCACCAACAAACTGCGCGACTCGGCCTGGGGCCTGGTGTCGGCGTTTGCCCTGACCGGTTTCATGGGGTTCCTGCTGGGCCCGATCCTGAACCGTTACCTGGGTATGCAGGGCGGCGCGGAAGTGGTCAGCTCGGCATTCGCCATGACGGCCTTGGTGTTTGGTGGCCTGTCGGCCTATGTGCTGATCACCCGTAAGGACATGAGCTTCCTCGGCGGTTTCATCACGGCTGGCTTCTTCGTGTTGCTGGCGGCCGTGCTGGCGAGCATGTTCTTCCAGATCAGCGGCCTGCAATTGGCGATCAGCGCCGGTTTTGTGCTGTTTTCCTCGGTCTGCATTTTGTTCCAGACCAGCGCCATCATCCATGGCGGCGAGCGTAACTACATCATGGCGACCATCAGCCTGTATGTATCGATCTACAACCTGTTTGTCAGCCTGTTGCAGATCTTCGGCATCATGAGCCGCGACGACTGA
- the tusB gene encoding sulfurtransferase complex subunit TusB, whose translation MSTLHVLSHSPFTDSRLGSCLRLCGAQDAILLCGDAIYALQPGSAPFQALQAKALAIFVLAEDAQARGLALPQWARSVDYPGFVQLSIDHDKVNTWL comes from the coding sequence ATGTCGACCTTGCATGTGTTGTCCCACTCCCCGTTTACCGACAGCCGCCTCGGCAGTTGCCTACGCCTGTGTGGCGCGCAAGATGCGATCCTGCTGTGCGGCGATGCAATCTATGCCCTGCAACCCGGTAGCGCCCCCTTCCAGGCCCTGCAAGCCAAGGCCCTGGCCATCTTCGTGCTTGCCGAAGATGCCCAGGCCCGCGGCCTGGCGTTGCCGCAGTGGGCCAGGAGTGTCGACTACCCAGGTTTTGTGCAGCTGTCGATCGACCATGACAAGGTCAACACCTGGCTATGA
- the lolA gene encoding outer membrane lipoprotein chaperone LolA, with the protein MRLIRMLLLPALALTAFSAHADQASVASLTNLLDKSKTLTARFSQLTLDGGGTQLQETAGEMAVQRPGLFFWKTDAPNEQTIVSDGKKVTLWDPDLEQATIKTLDPRLSQTPALLLSGDVSQISESFEITSKQQSNVIDFTLKPKSKDTLFDSLRLSFRNGVINDMQLIDSVGQRTNILFTGVKANESVPAKTFKFDIPKGADVIQE; encoded by the coding sequence ATGCGTCTTATCCGCATGCTGTTGTTGCCGGCATTGGCCCTGACCGCGTTTTCGGCCCACGCCGACCAGGCATCCGTCGCGAGCCTGACCAACTTGCTGGACAAATCCAAGACCCTGACCGCGCGCTTCTCCCAGTTGACCCTGGACGGTGGCGGTACGCAGTTGCAGGAAACGGCCGGTGAAATGGCCGTGCAGCGTCCCGGCCTGTTCTTCTGGAAAACCGACGCGCCCAATGAGCAGACCATTGTCTCCGATGGCAAGAAAGTCACGCTGTGGGACCCGGACCTGGAGCAGGCGACCATCAAGACCCTCGACCCACGCCTGAGCCAGACCCCGGCCTTGCTGCTGTCGGGTGATGTGTCGCAGATCAGCGAGAGCTTCGAGATTACCTCCAAGCAACAAAGCAACGTGATCGACTTCACCCTCAAGCCCAAGTCCAAGGACACGCTGTTCGACAGCCTGCGCCTGTCGTTCCGCAATGGGGTGATCAACGATATGCAACTGATCGACAGTGTCGGCCAGCGCACCAATATCCTGTTCACCGGGGTCAAGGCCAATGAGTCGGTCCCGGCCAAGACGTTCAAGTTCGACATCCCCAAGGGTGCCGATGTGATCCAGGAGTAA
- a CDS encoding glutathione S-transferase family protein translates to MGLLIEGHWHDQWYESSADGAFQREQAQRRHWVTADGQPGPSGDGGFKAEAGRYHLYVSLACPWAHRTLILRKLKGLESLIDVSVVSWLMLENGWTFDKAHGSTGDKLDDFAFMHQRYTADTADYTGRVTVPVLWDKKLNRIVSNESAEIIRMFNSAFNGLTGNTLDFYPEPLRPTIDALNERIYPAVNNGVYRAGFATSQQAYESAFDEVFAELDQLEQHLGQQRYLAGEYLTEADVRLFTTLIRFDAVYYSHFKCNLRRIADYPNLSNWLRELYQWPGVAETVDFAHIKGHYYASHRTINPTGIVPKGPLQAFDSKHDREGLSGKEIWR, encoded by the coding sequence ATGGGTTTGCTGATTGAAGGACACTGGCACGACCAGTGGTACGAAAGTAGCGCAGATGGAGCCTTCCAACGGGAACAGGCGCAACGCCGGCACTGGGTCACCGCCGATGGCCAACCTGGCCCGAGCGGGGATGGCGGCTTCAAGGCCGAGGCTGGCCGCTACCATCTCTATGTTTCCCTCGCCTGCCCGTGGGCGCACCGCACCCTGATCCTGCGCAAGCTCAAGGGCCTGGAAAGCCTGATTGACGTGTCGGTGGTCAGTTGGTTGATGCTGGAGAATGGCTGGACCTTCGACAAGGCCCACGGCTCCACTGGCGACAAGCTCGACGACTTTGCCTTCATGCACCAGCGCTATACCGCCGATACCGCCGACTACACCGGGCGTGTCACCGTGCCGGTGCTATGGGATAAGAAGCTCAATCGCATCGTCAGCAATGAGTCGGCAGAGATCATCCGCATGTTCAACAGCGCGTTCAACGGGCTGACCGGCAACACCCTGGACTTCTACCCCGAACCGCTGCGCCCGACCATCGACGCGTTGAACGAGCGGATCTATCCCGCCGTGAACAATGGCGTGTATCGCGCAGGCTTCGCCACCTCGCAGCAGGCGTATGAAAGCGCATTTGATGAGGTGTTTGCCGAGTTGGATCAGTTGGAACAACACCTGGGCCAGCAGCGCTACCTGGCCGGTGAATACCTGACAGAGGCCGATGTGCGGCTGTTTACCACGCTGATTCGGTTTGACGCGGTGTATTACAGCCACTTCAAATGCAACCTACGACGGATAGCAGATTATCCGAATCTGTCGAATTGGTTGCGAGAGCTGTATCAATGGCCGGGGGTGGCCGAGACCGTGGATTTTGCGCATATCAAGGGGCATTACTATGCCAGCCACCGGACGATCAATCCGACAGGGATTGTGCCGAAGGGGCCATTGCAGGCGTTTGATAGCAAACATGATCGAGAAGGATTGAGCGGTAAAGAGATCTGGCGCTGA
- the serS gene encoding serine--tRNA ligase yields the protein MLDSKLLRSNLQDVADRLASRGFALDVARIEALEEQRKTVQTRTEALQAERNARSKSIGQAKQRGEDIAPLMADVERMGSELSDGKVELDKIQSELDSILLGIPNLPHESVPVGEDEDGNVEVRRWGTPKAFDFEIKDHVALGELTGGLDFETAAKMSGARFALLRGPIARMHRALAQFMLNLHTGEHGYEEAYTPYLVQAPALMGTSQLPKFEEDLFKISRDGEADLYLIPTAEVSLTNIVAGEILDAKQLPIKFVAHSPCFRSEAGASGRDTRGMIRQHQFDKVEMVQVVEPSTSMEALEGLTANAERVLQLLELPYRVLALCTGDMGFSAVKTYDLEVWVPSQDKYREISSCSNCGDFQARRMQARFRNPETGKPELVHTLNGSGLAVGRTLVAVLENYQQADGSIRVPEVLKPYMAGVEVIG from the coding sequence ATGCTCGATTCCAAACTGTTACGTAGCAACCTTCAGGACGTAGCGGACCGCCTGGCATCCCGTGGCTTTGCCTTGGATGTTGCGCGCATCGAAGCGCTGGAAGAACAGCGCAAGACCGTCCAGACCCGCACCGAAGCACTGCAGGCTGAACGCAATGCGCGCTCCAAATCCATCGGTCAGGCCAAGCAGCGTGGCGAAGACATCGCGCCGTTGATGGCGGACGTCGAGCGTATGGGCAGCGAGCTGTCTGACGGTAAGGTCGAGTTGGACAAGATTCAGTCCGAGTTGGATTCCATCCTGCTGGGCATTCCCAACCTGCCGCATGAGTCGGTACCGGTCGGCGAAGATGAAGACGGTAACGTCGAAGTGCGCCGCTGGGGTACGCCAAAAGCCTTTGATTTCGAGATCAAGGACCACGTCGCCCTGGGCGAATTGACCGGCGGCCTGGATTTCGAAACCGCCGCCAAGATGTCCGGTGCGCGCTTTGCTCTGCTGCGCGGTCCGATTGCGCGCATGCACCGGGCCCTGGCGCAGTTCATGCTCAACCTGCACACCGGCGAACACGGGTACGAAGAGGCTTATACCCCTTACCTGGTTCAGGCGCCGGCGCTGATGGGCACCAGCCAGCTGCCGAAGTTCGAGGAAGACCTGTTCAAGATCAGCCGCGATGGCGAAGCCGATCTGTACCTGATTCCGACTGCCGAAGTGTCGCTGACCAATATCGTGGCCGGCGAGATCCTCGACGCCAAACAGCTGCCGATCAAGTTCGTGGCCCACAGCCCGTGCTTTCGCAGTGAAGCCGGTGCCTCGGGGCGTGACACCCGCGGCATGATCCGCCAGCACCAGTTCGACAAGGTCGAGATGGTACAGGTGGTCGAGCCGTCGACCTCCATGGAAGCCCTGGAAGGCCTGACTGCCAACGCCGAGCGCGTCCTGCAACTGCTGGAGCTGCCGTATCGCGTATTGGCGCTGTGCACTGGCGACATGGGTTTCAGCGCGGTGAAGACCTACGACCTGGAAGTGTGGGTGCCGAGCCAGGATAAATACCGCGAGATTTCTTCGTGCTCCAACTGCGGTGATTTCCAGGCCCGACGCATGCAGGCGCGTTTCCGTAACCCGGAAACCGGCAAGCCGGAGCTGGTCCACACCCTTAACGGTTCGGGCTTGGCGGTAGGTCGCACCCTGGTTGCCGTTCTGGAGAACTACCAGCAGGCCGACGGTTCGATCCGTGTACCTGAAGTGCTCAAGCCGTACATGGCGGGCGTTGAGGTCATCGGCTAA
- a CDS encoding ligand-binding protein SH3, which produces MIESSYVVIHSHVSEFPEPMTLRTGDGVLVGERYDGPEGWPDWYFCTAPAQEPGFVPAQLLDRHVDGSAKMLEDFTNRELDVVEGQVLQGNRQLNGWLWAVRISDGATGWVPLDKVRLQD; this is translated from the coding sequence GTGATCGAATCAAGCTATGTGGTAATTCACTCACATGTCAGCGAATTTCCTGAACCTATGACCCTCCGAACTGGGGACGGCGTTTTGGTTGGGGAGCGATATGATGGTCCCGAAGGCTGGCCTGACTGGTATTTTTGCACTGCCCCGGCCCAAGAACCTGGCTTTGTACCAGCGCAACTCCTTGATCGCCACGTGGACGGCTCCGCAAAGATGCTGGAGGACTTCACTAACAGAGAGTTGGATGTTGTCGAGGGACAAGTACTGCAAGGTAATCGTCAATTGAACGGTTGGTTATGGGCGGTACGGATTTCAGACGGTGCAACTGGGTGGGTGCCCTTAGATAAGGTCCGGCTGCAAGATTGA